A single region of the Mugil cephalus isolate CIBA_MC_2020 chromosome 4, CIBA_Mcephalus_1.1, whole genome shotgun sequence genome encodes:
- the LOC125006485 gene encoding butyrophilin-like protein 2 isoform X1, producing MDFAGRTRVLTLTLIFLVTPAEHERDTVQGSEVIRVSEGSDVILPCSIEESVEQQLFDWRKDGEKKKEVFMYDAGLHYNNGLRDQDDQFRGRVSHFPDQMKFGNASIRINNTKITDSGNYTCYFPRINGGLTFYMKLVVGSVPKPSVTIFNVTDSGVQLKCEVQGAFPKPELRWKDSDGNILDAEEPEISERDGRYHVTLQTTVTSTTTTSFQCVVQQKDLNHETASTITVSEKLFVDTCSKVTIEGFMAGMMAGAILVAAFAALLLDFNCIRISWIRGTKKNKEDEPETKKPLSSDNITV from the exons atggACTTTGCAGGGAGAACGCGTGTTCTGACTCTGACCTTGATTTTTCTGGTGACACCAGCGGAACATGAACGTGACACTGTTCAAG ggtcagaggtcatcagAGTATCTGAAGGAAGTGACGTCATCTTACCGTGTTCCATCGAGGAGAGTGTTGAACAACAACTCTTTgactggaggaaagatggagagaagaagaaggaggtgtTCATGTACGATGCTGGTCTTCATTATAACAACGGTCTACGAGATCAAGATGATCAGTTCAGAGGACGAGTCTCACATTTTCCAGATCAGATGAAGTTTGGTAACGCCTCCATCAGGATTAATAACACAAAGATCACAGACTCTGGAAACTACACCTGTTACTTTCCACGTATTAATGGAGGACTGACATTCTACATGAAGCTGGTTGTTG GTTCAGTTCCCAAACCCAGCGTCACCATATTTAATGTGACAGATTCTGGGGTCCAGCTGAAGTGTGAGGTTCAAGGAGCTTTTCCAAAGCCAGAGCTACGGTGGAAGGACAGTGATGGAAACATCCTTGATGCTGAGGAGCCTGAGATCTCAGAGAGAGACGGCCGCTACCACGTCACCCTCCAAACTACTGTGAcctccaccacaaccaccagcTTCCAGTGTGTGGTCCAACAGAAGGACCTGAACCATGAGACTGCTTCTACCATCACTGTGTCTG AGAAACTGTTTGTGGACACGTGCAGTAAAGTGACCATTGAAGGGTTCATGGCCGGAATGATGGCTGGAGCTATACTTGTGGCTGCATTCGCAGCTTTACTTCTGGATTTTAATTGCATCAGGATCAGTTGGATCAGAG GAACTAAGAAGAACAAAGAAGATGAACCTGAAACTAAGAAGCCACTCAGCTCTGATAATATTACTGTATAA
- the LOC125006484 gene encoding putative selection and upkeep of intraepithelial T-cells protein 1 homolog isoform X2 yields the protein MMMMKMMKPRTLQLLSLLLLLLLLLLHWSTATNSPGHGSEVTRVVVLEGRDVVLPCSPSPRENMERGVFDWKKDGRVEVFFHEDGKHYSNNGRTGQDEQFKGRISHFPAELRSGNTSITIRNTRVTDSGHYTCTFPRLHGGQTFSVELVVGASPKPITRILNVTQDGVLVKCEVRGACPQPQLEWKDSDGGVLKAEEPQVSIRGGRYYASLITTVTMTTTSRFLCVARQENISHEVQEELYVPDKLFESCRGGGGAGSWMGGWCLGFVTVAAPLVVFVALKRRRQKGTQQ from the exons atgatgatgatgaagatgatgaagccGAGaactctgcagctcctctctctgctcctgctcctcctcctgctcctcctccactggTCCACAGCGACAAACAGCCCCGGACACG ggtcagaggtcaccagGGTGGTGGTGTTGGAGGGCAGGGACGTGGTCTTACCGTGTTCCCCGAGCCCCAGGGAGAACATGGAGAGAGGCGTGTTTGACTGGAAGAAGGACGGCCGCGTGGAGGTCTTCTTCCACGAGGACGGGAAACATTACAGCAACAACGGGCGCACGGGTCAAGACGAGCAGTTCAAAGGTCGGATCTCACACTTCCCTGCAGAGCTGAGGTCTGGCAACACCTCCATCACCATCAGGAACACGAGGGTCACAGACAGCGGACACTACACCTGCACATTCCCACGGCTCCACGGAGGACAGACCTTCAGCGTCGAGCTCGTGGTTG GTGCGTCCCCAAAGCCGATAACAAGgatcctgaacgtcactcaggACGGGGTTCTGGTGAAGTGTGAGGTCCGAGGAGCTTGTCCACAGCCTCAACTAGAGTGGAAGGACAGTGATGGAGGAGTCCTTAAAGCTGAGGAGCCACAGGTTTCGATCAGAGGAGGCCGTTACTACGCGTCCCTCATCACCACTGTAACCATGACGACCACCAGCCGCTTCCTCTGTGTCGCCAGGCAGGAAAACATCAGCCATGAGGTCCAGGAGGAGCTCTATGTACCAG ACAAACTGTTTGAGTCGTgccgtggaggaggaggtgcaggttcatggatgggtggatggtgTCTGGGGTTTGTGACTGTTGCTGCACCTCTAGTTGTGTTCGTAGCCTTAAAGAGACGACGTCAGAAAG GGACTCAGCAGTGA
- the LOC125006484 gene encoding putative selection and upkeep of intraepithelial T-cells protein 1 homolog isoform X1 → MMMMKMMKPRTLQLLSLLLLLLLLLLHWSTATNSPGHGSEVTRVVVLEGRDVVLPCSPSPRENMERGVFDWKKDGRVEVFFHEDGKHYSNNGRTGQDEQFKGRISHFPAELRSGNTSITIRNTRVTDSGHYTCTFPRLHGGQTFSVELVVERTFKDRSGEIPGASPKPITRILNVTQDGVLVKCEVRGACPQPQLEWKDSDGGVLKAEEPQVSIRGGRYYASLITTVTMTTTSRFLCVARQENISHEVQEELYVPDKLFESCRGGGGAGSWMGGWCLGFVTVAAPLVVFVALKRRRQKGTQQ, encoded by the exons atgatgatgatgaagatgatgaagccGAGaactctgcagctcctctctctgctcctgctcctcctcctgctcctcctccactggTCCACAGCGACAAACAGCCCCGGACACG ggtcagaggtcaccagGGTGGTGGTGTTGGAGGGCAGGGACGTGGTCTTACCGTGTTCCCCGAGCCCCAGGGAGAACATGGAGAGAGGCGTGTTTGACTGGAAGAAGGACGGCCGCGTGGAGGTCTTCTTCCACGAGGACGGGAAACATTACAGCAACAACGGGCGCACGGGTCAAGACGAGCAGTTCAAAGGTCGGATCTCACACTTCCCTGCAGAGCTGAGGTCTGGCAACACCTCCATCACCATCAGGAACACGAGGGTCACAGACAGCGGACACTACACCTGCACATTCCCACGGCTCCACGGAGGACAGACCTTCAGCGTCGAGCTCGTGGTTG AGCGTACCTTTAAAGATCGGTCAGGAGAAATCCCAG GTGCGTCCCCAAAGCCGATAACAAGgatcctgaacgtcactcaggACGGGGTTCTGGTGAAGTGTGAGGTCCGAGGAGCTTGTCCACAGCCTCAACTAGAGTGGAAGGACAGTGATGGAGGAGTCCTTAAAGCTGAGGAGCCACAGGTTTCGATCAGAGGAGGCCGTTACTACGCGTCCCTCATCACCACTGTAACCATGACGACCACCAGCCGCTTCCTCTGTGTCGCCAGGCAGGAAAACATCAGCCATGAGGTCCAGGAGGAGCTCTATGTACCAG ACAAACTGTTTGAGTCGTgccgtggaggaggaggtgcaggttcatggatgggtggatggtgTCTGGGGTTTGTGACTGTTGCTGCACCTCTAGTTGTGTTCGTAGCCTTAAAGAGACGACGTCAGAAAG GGACTCAGCAGTGA
- the LOC125006485 gene encoding butyrophilin subfamily 3 member A2-like isoform X2: MDFAGRTRVLTLTLIFLVTPAEHERDTVQGSEVIRVSEGSDVILPCSIEESVEQQLFDWRKDGEKKKEVFMYDAGLHYNNGLRDQDDQFRGRVSHFPDQMKFGNASIRINNTKITDSGNYTCYFPRINGGLTFYMKLVVGSVPKPSVTIFNVTDSGVQLKCEVQGAFPKPELRWKDSDGNILDAEEPEISERDGRYHVTLQTTVTSTTTTSFQCVVQQKDLNHETASTITVSEKLFVDSCSKVTIEGFMAGMMAGAGLLTVVQAVLAAFKFIRISWIRGTKKNEEDEPETKKPLSSDIITV; the protein is encoded by the exons atggACTTTGCAGGGAGAACGCGTGTTCTGACTCTGACCTTGATTTTTCTGGTGACACCAGCGGAACATGAACGTGACACTGTTCAAG ggtcagaggtcatcagAGTATCTGAAGGAAGTGACGTCATCTTACCGTGTTCCATCGAGGAGAGTGTTGAACAACAACTCTTTgactggaggaaagatggagagaagaagaaggaggtgtTCATGTACGATGCTGGTCTTCATTATAACAACGGTCTACGAGATCAAGATGATCAGTTCAGAGGACGAGTCTCACATTTTCCAGATCAGATGAAGTTTGGTAACGCCTCCATCAGGATTAATAACACAAAGATCACAGACTCTGGAAACTACACCTGTTACTTTCCACGTATTAATGGAGGACTGACATTCTACATGAAGCTGGTTGTTG GTTCAGTTCCCAAACCCAGCGTCACCATATTTAATGTGACAGATTCTGGGGTCCAGCTGAAGTGTGAGGTTCAAGGAGCTTTTCCAAAGCCAGAGCTACGGTGGAAGGACAGTGATGGAAACATCCTTGATGCTGAGGAGCCTGAGATCTCAGAGAGAGACGGCCGCTACCACGTCACCCTCCAAACTACTGTGAcctccaccacaaccaccagcTTCCAGTGTGTGGTCCAACAGAAGGACCTGAACCATGAGACTGCTTCTACCATCACTGTGTCTG AGAAACTGTTTGTGGACTCGTGTAGTAAAGTGACCATTGAAGGATTCATGGCTGGAATGATGGCTGGAGCTGGACTTCTGACTGTAGTTCAAGCTGTGCTTGCAGCTTTTAAGTTCATCAGGATCAGTTGGATCAGAG GAACTAAGAAGAACGAAGAAGATGAACCTGAAACTAAGAAGCCACTCAGCTCTGATATTATTACTGTATAA